The Synergistales bacterium genome has a window encoding:
- a CDS encoding YbaK/EbsC family protein, translating into MEAKEVTAEEAAAVQRVRAALEEAGLAPEIIYSDHTIHSVDDASAAVGVAPEQILKSLLLLADDRPVLALMSGPNRIDLKKVKRRLECRKVKMADPDYIYDFSGFRVGGVPPVGYPGRVQALLDRDLYLHETVWAAAGCDLAFFPVAPGALAAAAGGEKADIKKER; encoded by the coding sequence ATGGAAGCGAAGGAGGTAACAGCGGAGGAGGCGGCGGCGGTCCAGCGGGTCCGGGCCGCCCTGGAGGAGGCCGGCCTGGCCCCGGAGATCATCTACAGCGACCACACCATCCACAGCGTCGACGACGCCTCGGCGGCCGTGGGCGTGGCGCCGGAGCAGATTCTCAAGAGCCTGTTGCTGCTGGCCGACGACCGGCCGGTGCTGGCGCTGATGTCCGGCCCCAACAGGATCGACCTGAAGAAGGTGAAGCGCCGCCTGGAGTGCAGAAAGGTGAAGATGGCCGACCCCGACTATATCTACGACTTCTCGGGATTCCGGGTGGGCGGCGTGCCGCCCGTCGGCTACCCCGGGCGTGTCCAGGCCCTGCTGGACAGGGATCTCTATCTCCATGAAACCGTCTGGGCCGCGGCGGGCTGCGATCTGGCCTTCTTCCCCGTCGCTCCGGGAGCGCTGGCCGCCGCCGCAGGGGGGGAGAAGGCGGACATCAAAAAGGAGCGGTAG